TTCTCAACAACATGGGATAGACTATGACAAAGTATTCTCACCGGTTGTTCGATTGGACACGGTGAGAATGACCATTGCTCTTCCAGCTTCATATGGATGGAGACTTCATCAACTTGTTGTCAAATCGGCTTTTCTTCATGGCGAATTAAATGAAGAcatttttattgagcaactaaaggGATACTAGAAAAAGGGTAGTGATAATAAGGTGTATAAAGTGCACAAGGCATTGTACGGCTTAAAGCAAGCGCCTAGGGCATGTTTTATCCGAATTGAGTCATATTTTATTTAAGAGGGGTTTAAATCAAGTTCCAGTGAGCAGACCTTGTTTGTTAAACAAGATAGACATAACATATGTTGATGACCTTTTATTTACTATCAGTGATAGTGATATAATGATGGTGGATGATATTAAAGCCTCGATGAAAAGGGAATTTGAGATGACTGATTTGGGCGAAATGAGGTTTTTTTCTTGGGATCGAAGTCATTCAACGAAGTGATGGGATATTTATATGTCAAAGAAAATCGCAAATGAAATATTGGAACGCTTTGAATTGCTGGAAAGCAACGATGTTTGTAACCCGATGACTACGGGTTTTAAGGTTGATAAAGATGAGAATGGAGTGAAGGTAGATGTTACACAGTACAAGCAAATGATTGGAAGCCTGATGTACTTATCAGCTATAGTTCGGACATCATGTTTGGAGTCAATATGGTCATACGTTTTATGGCTTGTCCCTCACAGTTACACTATTCCATGGTCAAGAAAATATTGAAGTACGTGAAAGGTACCAACATAATGGTATATTCTATATGAGGGGAGGTAGTTGTGAGTTTCTAGGGTTCACCGATAATGATTATGTGGGTGATACTGAAGATATGAGGAGTAATTCGGGTTACATGTTCATGTTAAGCAGAGGAGCTGTTGAATGATCTTCAAAGAAGCAGCCAATAGTCACACTGTCCACTACCGAGGCTGAGTTTGTTGCTACAGTTTCATGTGCGTAACAAGGCATATGGATGAAAAGGATTTTGGGAGAGATTGACCAAGTGGAGGATAAGAGCTTAGTCAGAAAATGTGATAATATGTCCAACATAAAATTGTTCAAAAATTCGGTATTTCATGTTAGAACTAAACATATTTGTGAGGTATCATTGGCTCTATGATCTTATTACAGATGGTGAAATTCAGTTAGAAATATGCGGCACCCAAGATCAATTGGCAAATATAATGGCAAAGACACTTAAGTCATATCGTTTTCAAAGGATACGCATGGAGATGGGCATACAAGCCGTAGCTGAATTGAACTAGTTGGGAAATTGCAATTAGTTCAAGGGTGGGATTGAAGAATAATTCTAGATATGCCTAAGTATTTCGGATGAACAGAATGAGGATAATGTATTGGCAAGAATTTTAGAACATAAAGAAGCTATCATATCTCATTTAAGTTGGGTCAGCCTCTTTTTGGGTTTCCATACCTTGGGACTTTATGTTTACCTGTTTATTAGTTAAAGTTTGAATTAGTTTTCTAGTCGTTGGCCATGTACACTCATGTAAGCTAGTTGCTTAATATTTCGGTTTCTATTATATTGTAAGGCTACTTGTTGCTTTCTCTGGTTCAATAATATGATGAACATTTGAGCTATATCAATTCTTTAAGTTATCGCATATACTTTTACAGTTTATAcaaccaaaaatcacaattttactAACTTGTATAGCCGAGAATGTATAaagattatttgtaaagtttgagaAGCATCGATCACATTCAGACTTCAAAGTTGTAGGTCATATTAGGGATGAGCAGAACTACTGAAATACCGAAACTAAACTGGTACCGGTACCGAAAACGGTTCCGATCAGTATTCGGTATCGGTTTCGGTTCCTTGAATTTGGCATTTTCGGTTTCGGTACGGTACGGTACTGGTAATTTTTTCGGGAAATCAGTATTGGTACTGATTTATTGATTTGTAAGTAATAGCTTATATGGGTACCAAATTTATTGATTTGTACCCAGTAGGTACAATACCGAATAATGAAAACTACATCTTATTATCGTTTTAAcatatatttgataatactaaagtaCCGAATagtaaaaaattaatatataaaaaataccgAATACCAAATAGCATATAATACGAATAGTGAAAATTATATAAAAAATCAATTTTTCGGTACCATAAGGTACAATACCGAAAATACTGGTACCGATACCGGTACTGATTTCGGTATTCGATTCTTGATTTTCTTATTTTCGATATCGACACGGTACGGTATGGTACCTATACAGATCTCATCCCTAGGTCATA
The window above is part of the Rutidosis leptorrhynchoides isolate AG116_Rl617_1_P2 chromosome 1, CSIRO_AGI_Rlap_v1, whole genome shotgun sequence genome. Proteins encoded here:
- the LOC139897352 gene encoding secreted RxLR effector protein 161-like, translated to MSKKIANEILERFELLESNDVCNPMTTGFKVDKDENGVKVDVTQYKQMIGSLMYLSAIVRTSFTLFHGQENIEVRERYQHNGIFYMRGGSCEFLGFTDNDYVGDTEDMRSNSGYMFMLSRGAVE